A portion of the Hoylesella buccalis ATCC 35310 genome contains these proteins:
- a CDS encoding RagB/SusD family nutrient uptake outer membrane protein: protein MKLTNIITKAFVGTFICSSLLTSCIDETFPTSQATKDQVGKSPTATEAMVNAIPAYAKAVWWSWDISYSWGLGAMMHIRDVMTEDLATVDNEFDWFWPWANCTGIGQDRLATQFLLQYPYKYILNTNNIIGTIDPKNATDEQKGYLGVAQANRAMMYLDIARMFEFLPNKVTSNINADGNDVTGLTVPIIKPNMSNDSARVNPRATKEKMTAFILEDLKNAEQNIIHLKSTRGQTLPDLAVVYGLEARLYLWMGDYANAEKAARNAINKASVQPMTEKDCLDPAKGFNQADKWMWAVQYTKDDEAVKDGWLNWTSWKSNEITYGYLQNPCKQMIGKSVYDRIGDTDFRKLMWKAPDDSPLAAKNVYVDNKFKSILPTYASLKWRPGEGRFDDMITGESTAYPLMRVEEMYFIEAEAAAHQDMARGKKLVEDFMRNYRDKQYSATASTKDALVEEIVFQKRVELWGEGQTFFDVKRLNYSVKRGYPGTNFYERCRFNTDGRPAWMNIVFVDQEQINNKALVGWNNPDPSNKYTPWVK from the coding sequence ATGAAACTAACAAATATAATCACAAAAGCATTTGTGGGCACGTTTATCTGTTCTTCGCTGCTCACAAGCTGTATAGATGAGACCTTCCCTACGTCTCAAGCTACAAAAGACCAAGTTGGCAAATCACCCACGGCAACCGAGGCGATGGTTAACGCCATCCCTGCTTATGCCAAAGCTGTATGGTGGTCATGGGACATTTCATACAGTTGGGGGTTGGGAGCCATGATGCACATCCGTGACGTCATGACCGAAGATTTGGCCACCGTGGACAATGAGTTCGATTGGTTTTGGCCGTGGGCAAACTGTACTGGCATCGGTCAAGACCGCCTCGCAACGCAATTCCTGTTGCAATATCCCTACAAGTATATATTGAACACGAACAATATCATCGGAACCATCGACCCCAAAAACGCTACTGATGAGCAAAAAGGATATTTAGGCGTGGCGCAAGCCAACCGGGCCATGATGTATTTGGATATCGCTCGTATGTTCGAGTTCTTGCCAAACAAGGTGACAAGCAACATCAATGCAGACGGGAACGACGTTACTGGGCTAACCGTTCCTATCATCAAACCTAACATGAGCAATGATTCCGCACGTGTGAATCCTCGTGCTACAAAGGAAAAGATGACTGCATTTATTCTTGAAGACCTGAAAAATGCAGAGCAAAACATCATTCATTTGAAGAGCACCCGCGGACAAACACTTCCTGATCTGGCTGTTGTCTATGGTTTGGAGGCACGCCTCTATCTTTGGATGGGCGACTATGCCAATGCTGAAAAGGCGGCTCGAAACGCTATCAACAAAGCAAGCGTGCAACCTATGACAGAAAAAGATTGTCTAGACCCAGCAAAGGGTTTCAACCAAGCTGACAAATGGATGTGGGCTGTTCAATACACCAAGGATGATGAAGCGGTTAAAGACGGATGGCTGAATTGGACGTCATGGAAGAGCAACGAAATTACATACGGATATCTCCAAAATCCATGTAAGCAAATGATTGGTAAGAGCGTTTATGATAGAATCGGTGATACCGACTTCAGAAAACTGATGTGGAAAGCTCCAGACGACTCACCTTTGGCCGCTAAAAACGTCTATGTTGACAATAAGTTTAAATCTATTCTTCCCACATACGCTTCCTTAAAATGGAGACCGGGAGAAGGCCGATTTGATGACATGATTACTGGAGAGTCTACCGCTTACCCACTCATGCGTGTTGAGGAAATGTATTTTATCGAAGCCGAGGCAGCCGCACATCAGGATATGGCAAGAGGAAAGAAGCTCGTAGAAGACTTCATGCGCAACTATCGTGATAAGCAATATTCGGCCACAGCATCCACGAAAGACGCTTTGGTAGAGGAAATTGTTTTCCAAAAACGTGTGGAACTTTGGGGCGAGGGACAAACATTCTTCGATGTAAAGCGTTTGAACTACTCTGTTAAACGTGGCTATCCTGGCACAAACTTCTATGAGAGATGCAGATTCAATACCGACGGTCGTCCAGCGTGGATGAACATCGTGTTTGTAGACCAAGAGCAAATTAACAATAAAGCGCTTGTAGGATGGAACAACCCTGACCCATCCAACAAATACACGCCATGGGTGAAGTAA
- a CDS encoding SusC/RagA family TonB-linked outer membrane protein, with protein MKRRLFLMMSFLLFMIGTAFAQTDVSGTIISKEDGQPVVGATIQVVGSGTGAISDIDGKFKLTLPQGKRTLRITYVGMEPLDVTAKNNMRIVMEPVQKSIDEVIVVAYGTAKKSAFTGSAGVLKEDEISKVQVTNPVDALRGKVSGVQMTRQSGQPGGSSPAIRIRGISSINSGNAPLIILDGVPFDGDMNSLNPADIESETVLKDAASAALYGARGANGVIIITTKNGRKDHASITFDAKWGSNSRMLPDYEYINHPAAYYEMWYKGLYNYAIDKRESSPLEAYRFANENLTSNTSFGLGYNVYNVPANEYLIGKNGKLNPNATLGNVITAPNGTKYMLYPDNWIDAIYKNSMRQEYNLTANGSTDKSTFFGSANYLKYDGISPNSDYTRFSGRMKADYQIKPWLKLGGNFSYSHYESNSLRDGGNGGAPDNVFAMATIAPIYPLYLRDENGNIMTFANGGIPAYDYGDGQTLGIPRAFLPNANGLSDNLLNQNGEEGNSFSAIGTAEIRFLKDFKFTTTNSVFVDEYRGITTHNPWLGHYSAQKGAVQRSHKRTWSYNYQQLLNWHHEYGAHEVEAMLGHEYYRSRGYNIFGERQKTFSNESSEMNQAILVIDTGSSMGDYNTEGWFGRVQYNYDQRYFGSMSYRRDASSRFHPDHRWGNFWSLGGAWLVSKESWMKTNWINELKLKASYGEQGNDRIGNFRYTYMYNIVNSNGEVAITPATVGNEDITWEKGGNFNTGIDFTLFGSRLSGSLEYFYRTTTDMLAWYTLPGTTGYTGYYKNIGNMANSGVEIELNGDLIRTKDFTWSAHLNFTTYKNRITKLAKESKNAVVDGVEGYMSGGYFYGEDQPLNVFRMYRYAGVDHKTGEALYYKNVYETDANGKRVLDSKGQPVVKELTTVKTTGEADYYLCGTSLPDGYGGFGTSFNFKGFDFSIDFAYQIGGQYYDGTYASAMSLSRGYAFHVDMLNAWSPENTESNIPRIQSNDEFSTAYSDRFLMNASSLSLQNITLGYTLPAKLTTSWGLEKIRIYGVADNVWLWSKRQGMDPRQSIDGTGNNVNYSPIRTITGGISITF; from the coding sequence ATGAAAAGACGATTATTCTTGATGATGTCGTTCCTTCTCTTCATGATAGGAACTGCATTTGCACAAACTGATGTGTCAGGAACCATTATTTCAAAAGAGGATGGACAACCCGTCGTGGGAGCTACCATCCAAGTTGTTGGTTCTGGCACAGGAGCTATCTCGGACATTGACGGTAAGTTTAAGCTAACCTTGCCACAAGGAAAACGAACACTGCGCATTACCTATGTAGGCATGGAGCCGCTGGACGTTACGGCCAAAAACAACATGCGAATAGTGATGGAGCCAGTGCAGAAAAGCATTGACGAAGTGATTGTTGTAGCCTATGGTACTGCCAAGAAATCAGCCTTTACCGGTTCGGCAGGCGTACTGAAAGAAGATGAAATTTCTAAGGTACAAGTAACCAACCCTGTAGACGCATTGCGCGGAAAAGTATCTGGTGTACAGATGACCAGACAGTCAGGACAGCCTGGTGGATCTTCTCCTGCTATCCGCATCAGGGGTATCAGCTCCATCAACTCGGGCAACGCACCATTAATTATTCTCGACGGTGTGCCATTTGACGGCGACATGAACTCTCTCAACCCCGCCGATATCGAAAGTGAAACGGTGCTGAAAGACGCTGCCTCAGCTGCATTGTACGGTGCACGTGGTGCCAACGGTGTGATTATTATCACCACCAAGAACGGACGCAAAGACCATGCTTCCATCACATTTGATGCCAAATGGGGTTCAAACAGCCGAATGCTGCCCGACTATGAGTATATCAACCACCCTGCCGCATATTACGAAATGTGGTACAAAGGCTTGTACAACTACGCCATTGACAAACGCGAATCCTCTCCTTTGGAAGCCTATAGATTTGCCAATGAGAACTTAACCTCGAACACCAGCTTTGGCTTAGGATATAATGTTTATAACGTCCCCGCCAATGAATATTTGATTGGTAAGAACGGAAAGTTGAACCCTAACGCTACGTTGGGCAACGTAATCACGGCTCCTAACGGTACCAAATACATGCTTTATCCAGACAACTGGATTGACGCAATCTACAAGAACAGTATGCGTCAGGAATACAATTTAACTGCAAACGGCAGTACGGATAAATCAACCTTCTTTGGTTCGGCAAACTATCTGAAATATGATGGTATCTCTCCCAACTCTGATTACACCCGTTTCTCTGGACGTATGAAAGCAGATTATCAAATTAAACCTTGGCTGAAGCTCGGTGGAAACTTCAGTTACTCGCACTACGAGAGCAACTCGTTGAGAGACGGAGGTAACGGTGGTGCGCCTGATAACGTATTCGCCATGGCTACCATCGCTCCTATCTACCCGCTCTATCTTCGTGATGAGAATGGCAATATCATGACCTTCGCTAATGGAGGAATCCCCGCATACGACTACGGTGATGGCCAAACATTAGGCATACCAAGAGCTTTCTTGCCCAACGCAAACGGTCTTTCAGACAACTTGCTGAATCAAAACGGCGAAGAGGGCAACTCGTTCAGCGCGATTGGTACTGCTGAAATACGCTTCCTCAAAGATTTCAAGTTCACCACAACCAACAGTGTTTTCGTGGATGAATACAGAGGAATCACTACACACAACCCTTGGTTGGGTCACTATTCCGCCCAAAAGGGTGCCGTACAACGTTCACACAAAAGAACATGGAGTTACAACTACCAACAATTGCTCAACTGGCATCACGAGTATGGCGCACATGAGGTTGAGGCCATGTTGGGACATGAATATTACCGTTCACGTGGTTACAACATATTTGGCGAACGCCAAAAAACCTTCTCAAACGAAAGTAGCGAGATGAACCAAGCCATCTTGGTTATTGACACGGGTTCTTCTATGGGCGACTACAACACTGAAGGATGGTTCGGTCGTGTTCAGTACAACTATGACCAACGTTATTTTGGTTCGATGTCCTATCGTCGCGACGCCTCCTCTCGCTTCCATCCCGACCATCGTTGGGGTAACTTCTGGTCTTTGGGTGGTGCCTGGTTGGTAAGCAAAGAGTCTTGGATGAAGACTAATTGGATTAACGAATTAAAATTGAAAGCATCGTACGGAGAGCAAGGAAACGACCGAATCGGTAACTTCCGATATACTTATATGTACAACATTGTGAATTCTAACGGTGAAGTTGCCATTACACCAGCAACGGTAGGAAACGAGGATATCACTTGGGAGAAAGGTGGAAACTTCAACACCGGTATTGATTTCACGCTCTTCGGCAGCAGATTAAGTGGTTCTTTGGAATACTTCTACCGTACCACAACAGATATGTTGGCATGGTACACACTTCCTGGAACGACAGGTTACACTGGCTATTACAAAAACATTGGTAACATGGCCAACAGCGGAGTTGAGATAGAACTCAACGGAGACCTCATCCGAACCAAAGATTTCACATGGTCGGCACACCTGAACTTTACAACTTACAAAAACCGTATCACCAAGCTGGCTAAAGAAAGCAAGAATGCTGTAGTAGACGGTGTTGAAGGTTATATGTCTGGTGGTTACTTCTATGGCGAGGATCAACCCCTCAACGTATTCCGTATGTATCGCTATGCTGGTGTTGACCATAAAACGGGTGAAGCCTTGTATTACAAGAACGTTTACGAGACCGATGCCAATGGCAAGCGTGTGTTGGACAGCAAGGGGCAACCCGTTGTGAAAGAATTAACCACCGTAAAGACAACAGGCGAGGCTGACTATTATCTCTGTGGCACCTCACTGCCAGATGGTTATGGTGGGTTTGGAACATCCTTTAACTTCAAAGGCTTTGATTTCTCTATTGACTTTGCTTATCAAATTGGCGGTCAGTACTACGATGGCACCTATGCCAGCGCCATGTCGCTCAGCCGTGGATACGCTTTCCACGTAGACATGTTAAATGCTTGGTCGCCAGAAAACACCGAATCGAACATTCCACGCATCCAGAGCAATGACGAGTTCTCGACAGCTTACAGCGATCGCTTTTTGATGAACGCATCAAGTCTGTCACTGCAAAACATCACCCTGGGATACACACTTCCAGCAAAGTTAACCACTTCATGGGGTTTGGAAAAGATACGCATTTATGGTGTTGCTGACAATGTGTGGCTGTGGTCAAAGCGCCAAGGCATGGACCCAAGACAAAGCATTGACGGTACTGGTAACAATGTGAACTATTCACCCATTCGTACCATTACAGGTGGTATATCGATCACATTCTAA
- a CDS encoding glycine zipper domain-containing protein, with protein sequence MRRGLVTAVCATVLLSSCGTYTGSGAYTGSTLGSVLGSAIGGISNGARGSDVGTIVGMAGGAIVGGAIGAQADKKRQADLEQYQRDKEERAYQRKQRRQRQNEQCDDRSSNYEQQGKANSGFDETNSGDDRLYDFEGSDYTGDYSAQKPTTHLPESSSVEKLAKGLSYTPAIEIRNARFVDDNQDNVISRGEICKVIFEVYNRGTQTLYDIQPTVVEMSGNKHLSISPSLHVEKIEPGTGIRYTAVVRANNKLKKGTAKICVSVVQGNKAISKVCEFNIPTKK encoded by the coding sequence ATGAGAAGAGGTTTGGTTACAGCTGTTTGTGCCACGGTGCTGTTGAGTAGCTGCGGCACTTATACGGGTAGCGGTGCTTATACGGGCAGCACCCTTGGATCCGTATTGGGAAGTGCTATTGGTGGCATTAGTAATGGTGCCCGCGGCAGTGATGTCGGCACGATTGTCGGTATGGCGGGTGGTGCCATCGTGGGTGGCGCCATTGGTGCGCAGGCCGACAAGAAGCGTCAAGCCGATCTGGAACAATATCAACGCGACAAGGAGGAACGCGCTTATCAGCGTAAGCAGCGCCGACAGCGACAAAATGAACAGTGCGACGACCGCAGCTCTAATTACGAGCAGCAGGGCAAAGCGAACAGCGGCTTCGATGAGACGAATAGTGGTGACGACCGTTTGTACGATTTTGAGGGCAGTGATTACACGGGTGATTACAGCGCACAGAAGCCCACCACCCATCTACCCGAGTCGTCAAGTGTGGAAAAATTGGCCAAGGGACTCAGTTATACCCCGGCCATCGAGATTCGTAACGCTCGCTTTGTAGACGACAATCAAGATAATGTTATTTCACGTGGTGAAATCTGTAAGGTGATTTTTGAAGTGTACAATCGTGGCACTCAGACGTTGTACGACATCCAACCAACGGTGGTAGAGATGTCGGGCAATAAGCATCTGTCTATTTCACCCAGTCTGCATGTGGAGAAAATTGAACCGGGTACAGGCATTCGGTACACGGCAGTGGTTCGCGCCAACAATAAGTTGAAAAAGGGAACGGCTAAGATTTGCGTGTCTGTCGTACAGGGAAACAAAGCCATCTCGAAGGTTTGCGAGTTTAATATTCCGACGAAGAAATAA
- a CDS encoding acyloxyacyl hydrolase, whose product MKLIFQTGTRLSLSILWIALFANNVHAENADTLQVQQNTIHRLEWDVVPSTILHTNPYLKGANDERRTMNHAFTTRLKYAFQTPQTSVQAQTYKDAYQGIGLAYHNLNPQLGNPLSAFIFQGAPIKRFTSSLSLNYEWNLGLTFNWHPYNEETNPQNKVIGSKVTAYIDADFYLRWRLSNHLDLNAGISLSHYSNGNTSIPNAGLNIIGGRVSLAYYLNRKNDNLIPKRVIPPFNKHISYDLLVYGAWRKQGIYLDGNPVALPDRYGVIGFNFTPLYNLNHWFNAGISLDGVYDSSSNLYIEDYLVEIGGSHNDLDHVVSPSAIRQMSLGLSARAEFVMPYFTIDAGIGKNIINAHAELKGWYQTLALKVDVAHSVFLNIGYSLYDFKTPNHLMLGVGYHFHHKRGR is encoded by the coding sequence ATGAAACTCATTTTTCAGACAGGTACAAGGCTTTCATTGAGCATTCTATGGATTGCCCTTTTTGCCAACAATGTTCATGCAGAGAATGCTGACACCTTGCAAGTGCAGCAGAATACCATTCACCGACTGGAATGGGACGTTGTTCCATCGACCATTTTGCACACCAATCCGTACCTCAAAGGGGCTAACGATGAGCGACGAACCATGAACCACGCCTTCACCACTCGCCTGAAATATGCCTTTCAGACGCCACAGACCAGTGTGCAAGCACAGACGTACAAGGATGCTTACCAAGGCATTGGTTTGGCTTACCACAACCTGAATCCACAATTGGGGAACCCGCTGTCGGCTTTTATCTTTCAGGGTGCGCCCATCAAGAGATTCACCTCCAGCCTGTCGCTCAATTATGAATGGAACCTGGGGCTTACCTTCAACTGGCACCCATATAATGAGGAAACCAACCCACAGAATAAAGTTATCGGATCGAAAGTGACCGCCTATATCGACGCCGACTTCTATCTGAGGTGGCGACTCTCCAACCATCTGGACTTAAACGCAGGCATTTCGCTTTCCCACTATTCCAATGGTAACACCTCAATACCCAATGCTGGGCTCAACATCATTGGCGGACGTGTCAGTCTGGCCTATTACCTAAACCGTAAAAATGACAATCTAATTCCCAAGAGAGTCATTCCGCCGTTCAACAAACACATCAGTTACGACCTCCTGGTTTATGGTGCTTGGCGCAAACAAGGCATCTATTTGGATGGCAATCCCGTGGCTTTGCCAGACAGATACGGCGTGATAGGTTTCAACTTCACCCCGCTCTACAACCTGAATCACTGGTTTAATGCCGGCATTTCACTGGATGGCGTGTACGACAGCAGCTCGAACCTGTACATAGAAGATTACCTTGTGGAAATTGGCGGTTCGCACAACGACCTGGATCATGTTGTGAGTCCCTCCGCCATCCGACAAATGTCTCTCGGGCTTTCTGCCAGAGCTGAGTTTGTGATGCCTTATTTCACCATCGATGCGGGCATTGGAAAGAACATCATCAACGCACATGCTGAACTGAAAGGATGGTATCAAACACTGGCCTTGAAAGTTGATGTAGCACATTCTGTTTTCCTCAACATCGGTTATAGCTTATACGACTTCAAAACACCCAATCACCTCATGTTGGGCGTTGGCTATCACTTTCATCACAAACGAGGCCGTTAG
- a CDS encoding SPFH domain-containing protein — translation MENKEFTFKGMKVNGFVMLFVFLAIFALGVFLISAGVDSSDGLIGAGVSLCVADLILLMGFVQIEPNEARVMMFFGKYRGTFSEVGFYWVNPFISTKKLSLRARNLNAEPIKVNDKIGNPVMIGLVLVWKLKDTYKAMFEIDSQTMAQGLGISVGKDVSSIMRAFENFVMIQSEAALRQVAGQYAYDNNESNQEELTLRDGDESINKELEMKLAERLEMAGIEIVEARINYLAYAPEIAAVMLRRQQASAVIMAREKIVEGAVSMVKMAIDRLSSDGVIELDDDKKAAMVSNLMVVLCGDDTAQPVVNTGTLNM, via the coding sequence ATGGAAAACAAAGAGTTTACTTTTAAGGGAATGAAGGTCAACGGATTCGTCATGTTGTTCGTGTTTTTAGCCATTTTCGCCTTGGGCGTGTTCCTTATATCGGCTGGTGTCGACTCTTCGGATGGGCTCATCGGGGCAGGTGTGAGTCTTTGCGTCGCAGACTTGATCTTGTTGATGGGCTTTGTGCAGATAGAACCCAATGAAGCTCGGGTGATGATGTTCTTCGGAAAGTATCGTGGAACCTTCTCGGAAGTGGGCTTTTATTGGGTCAATCCTTTTATCAGTACAAAGAAATTGTCTCTTCGTGCCAGGAACTTAAACGCCGAACCCATCAAGGTTAACGATAAAATTGGCAACCCAGTGATGATTGGGTTGGTGCTGGTTTGGAAGCTGAAGGATACATATAAGGCGATGTTCGAAATCGATTCGCAGACCATGGCACAAGGTCTTGGCATCTCAGTGGGTAAGGATGTGAGCAGTATCATGCGGGCTTTCGAGAACTTTGTGATGATACAGAGTGAGGCTGCCCTACGACAAGTCGCTGGTCAGTATGCCTATGACAACAACGAGTCCAATCAAGAGGAACTGACCTTGCGTGATGGTGATGAGTCTATTAACAAGGAATTGGAAATGAAGTTGGCCGAAAGGTTGGAGATGGCCGGTATCGAAATCGTTGAGGCTCGCATCAATTATCTGGCTTATGCGCCCGAGATTGCAGCCGTGATGTTGCGCCGTCAGCAGGCATCTGCCGTCATTATGGCCCGCGAGAAGATTGTAGAAGGAGCGGTTTCGATGGTGAAAATGGCTATTGACAGGCTTTCCAGTGATGGCGTTATCGAACTTGATGACGACAAGAAGGCGGCGATGGTCAGCAATTTGATGGTGGTTCTCTGTGGTGATGATACGGCTCAACCTGTTGTCAACACGGGTACGTTGAACATGTAA
- a CDS encoding Arc family DNA-binding protein, translated as MAKKENKNKSFILRIDSDTMDAVEKWAADEFRSINGQLQWIISEALRKNGRLKKRKLQVVEEDKLDENAEEPTT; from the coding sequence ATGGCAAAGAAAGAGAACAAGAATAAAAGTTTCATTCTGCGCATTGATTCAGACACAATGGATGCGGTTGAGAAATGGGCTGCCGACGAGTTTCGGTCTATCAACGGCCAACTGCAATGGATTATCAGTGAGGCTTTACGCAAGAATGGGCGATTAAAAAAACGAAAACTACAGGTGGTGGAGGAAGATAAGCTGGATGAAAACGCTGAAGAGCCTACCACCTAA
- the mnmA gene encoding tRNA 2-thiouridine(34) synthase MnmA, whose protein sequence is MGINVADIKDKRIAVLLSGGVDSSVVVYELAQMGLHPDCFYIKIGPEETEEWDCSSEEDLEMATAVAAKYGCRLQVVDCHKEYWSEVTKYTMEKVKAGYTPNPDVMCNRLIKFGAFDAKVGYQYDLIATGHYAQTEVIDGKKWLVTSPDPVKDQTDFLAQIYDWQLKKALFPIGHYQKNEVREIAEREHLVNAKRRDSQGICFLGQIDYNEYLRRYLGEKHGDVIELETGKKIGEHRGLWFHTIGQRHGLGFGGGPWFVVKKDVQTNVLFVSRGYDPKTAYKSDFKVHDFHFLTEPLDMEHITFKIRHTPEYHPATIEKTAEGCYTVHAAQPIHGVAPGQFCVVYDEQHHRCIGSAEITV, encoded by the coding sequence ATGGGAATCAACGTGGCTGATATCAAGGACAAGCGAATCGCTGTGCTGCTTTCGGGCGGTGTAGACAGCTCGGTTGTGGTATACGAATTGGCGCAAATGGGACTGCATCCCGATTGTTTTTATATCAAGATAGGCCCCGAGGAAACCGAAGAGTGGGACTGCTCGTCGGAAGAAGACTTGGAGATGGCCACCGCAGTGGCTGCGAAGTACGGTTGCAGGTTGCAGGTTGTTGATTGTCATAAGGAGTATTGGAGTGAGGTAACAAAGTACACCATGGAGAAAGTTAAGGCGGGTTACACGCCCAATCCCGACGTGATGTGCAACCGACTCATCAAGTTTGGCGCTTTCGATGCAAAGGTTGGCTATCAATATGACTTGATTGCGACGGGTCACTATGCGCAAACCGAGGTGATTGATGGTAAGAAGTGGCTCGTTACCAGTCCTGATCCCGTGAAAGATCAGACCGACTTTTTGGCTCAGATATACGACTGGCAGCTCAAAAAGGCCTTGTTTCCCATTGGTCATTATCAAAAGAATGAGGTGCGCGAGATTGCCGAACGCGAGCATCTTGTCAACGCCAAACGCAGAGACAGTCAGGGCATTTGTTTCCTGGGACAGATTGATTACAACGAATACCTGCGCCGCTATCTGGGCGAAAAGCATGGCGACGTGATAGAATTAGAAACGGGTAAGAAGATTGGCGAGCACCGCGGATTGTGGTTTCACACTATCGGTCAGCGTCATGGACTGGGCTTTGGAGGCGGTCCTTGGTTTGTGGTGAAGAAGGATGTTCAGACCAACGTGCTTTTTGTTAGTAGGGGATACGACCCCAAGACGGCCTACAAGTCGGACTTTAAGGTACACGATTTCCATTTCCTCACCGAGCCTTTGGATATGGAGCACATTACATTTAAAATCAGACATACGCCCGAATATCATCCGGCAACCATAGAGAAGACGGCTGAAGGCTGCTATACCGTTCATGCCGCACAGCCCATCCACGGCGTAGCACCCGGACAATTCTGCGTGGTATACGATGAACAGCACCATCGTTGCATCGGTTCTGCTGAGATTACCGTGTAG